The Arvicola amphibius chromosome 4, mArvAmp1.2, whole genome shotgun sequence genome includes the window cttccagaggacccaagtttgcttCCCgttatccacatggtggctcacaaccatctgtttgagatctgacaccttctgacacacaaacatgcaggcaaaacagtcacatGTAGATAAAATCATATATctgaaaaaagtaaattttctattttttgtttgtttttttcaaggcagggtttctctgtgtagctttggagcctgtcctggaacttaccctgtagatcaggctggctttgaactcacagagatctgcctgtctctgccttgtgagtgttggaattaaaggcacacacccCCACTACCTGACAGTTGTCTatcatttttagttatgtgtaggtgtgtgtctgcacatgggtATGTACACGTGAGCTCAAGTGCCCTCGGAGGTCAGAGGcttaggatcccctggaactggttgGTATTAAACGAGATGGTTCTGAGCTACATGATGTGGACGTGGGGAACCAACAGAGAgagccctctggaaaagcagcaagttctcttaaccgctCCTGCCCTGCAAAATATTCTTTTGAGGTGCCAATAATTGCTGGGCCTGTGTTATGGGCTGTGAAGTACTTCCCCAAAGATGTCCTCAGGATTCACGTCATCTAAAATATTCCTGAACTGTGCTCAGTGAATCCGTGTAGGTTAAGTGTATGCCCCCAGCTCCCTGCACCTGCCCATACAGTGTGACCTGCTACAGGGCAGGACTGGGCGGCTTCCTCCAGTGCACTCCTCCTTCCTTAtctttcttcctgtttatttggttttggtggttctgggttccaACACAGGGCCTTGTACTTGGAAGGCAAATTAACTGAATTGTATTCTCAGCCTGTTCGGTGTTCATCcgttcactgattggctagtctggctggccagtgagctctggacAAGgattctttggagcctgttctggaactagttcttgtagacaaggctggtctcaaactcacagagatctgcctgcctctgcctctaagtgctaggtaggattaaaggtgtgtgccaccactgcctgactttctcgtttttttgagacaaagcagAGCTTGCACGTGGAAGTCAGACAAAGATGTCAGTCTTCATTGTCTTTTTCACCATgtgacccaggctgaccttgaactcacagagatctatctgtctctgcctccccagtgctgggattaaagtagcaTGGGCACTACTACCCTGGCTTTACACCCAGCATtttcttctgggtgctggggatgtgtACTCCAGTCCTCTACCAACTCAGCTTCAGGTCCCATACCCTTAAATGATTTGACTTTGAGCTCCATTTGCTGATTGTCATCTTTGTTTGAGTGGCTTTTctcatcattttttcttttgcttttctttcttttttttctttttgagacagggttttttttttttttttttttgtttttttgtttttttttttttttgttttgttttttgtttttcgagacagggtttctctgtggctttggagcctgtcctggaactagctcttgtagaccaggctggtctcgaactcacagagatccgcctgcctctgcctcccaagtgctgggattaaaggcgtgcgccaccaccgcccggcgagacagggtttctttgtgtaacagccctggctgtcctggacttgctttgtagatcaggcctgcctctgcctcctgagtgctgggcttaaaggcatgaaccactaccacccagttatCATCTTTTGTGACCATAACCCTGGTCTTCATTGCTGTTGGGGGAGGAGCAGGGTGGTGATAAGGGAAAATGGCTGTGTGAGAGAGGCTCCTAGCAAGTcagtgatggttaatcttttcagCTTGATTGGACAGACACTTGCCCAGGAAATTAAGCACAATTTGGTGTCTGagaggtacaaaaaaaaaaaaaaaaaaaaaaaaaaaaaaagctaggcatgggcATGACGACACTTTTTCACCTTTAACCAGCACTCAGGGAGTCAAGAGGcaggccaggcagatctctgtgagttcgaggtcagcctggtctacagagggagttccaggaaagtcaaaaaaaaaaaaaaaaaaaagaaagaaaaaaaaagaaaaaaaagaaaaaagaaaaagaaagaaaaaaaaaacagaaagagaaaagggaaaaggtgtgagtcatcactgcctggcttgacaAGCACTTTTGctcacacataataaaaatattctgactggttgtggtggctcatacttttaatcccagcacttggaaggcagacaggTGTACGTATTTCTGTACATtgaaggccagactggtctacagagtaagattcaggacagccagggtttttacgcagagaaaccctatctagaaaaatCAAATGAAGAAGATGGAAAGTGAGAATTGACACTGACATCTGCATTCAGGCCCCAGCAcacgtgtatgcacatatacacaggaaTGGGACAACTCAGGCCTTCCAGTTAAAGCTCCAGAGAAGTAGCTTTTAACATCACCTTGTATATGATTTAACAGGAATGATATTTTTCCTAAAAACAAGCTGTTAGACTAGGCagggtggcacatgtctgtaatcacaTCCTGCGCTACAGAAAaagaccttatttttttttttttaaaaaaaaaatcagggggctggagagatggctcagaggttaagagcattgcctgctcttccaaaggtcctgagttcaattcccaacaaccacatggtggctcacaaccatctgtaatgaggtctggtgtcctcttctggccttcaggcatacacacaaaagaatattgtatacgtaataaataaataaataaattaaaaaaaaaaaaaaagggctggagagatggctcagcggttaagagcattgcctgctcttccaagggtcctgagttcaattcccagcaaccacatggtggatcacaaccatctgtaatggggtctgatgccctcttctgacctgcaggcatacacacagaaagaatattgtatatataatataaataaataaataaaaaaaaatcatctagaaTAAATGAAATTAGGCCAGCAtgatggggctgcagagatggcttaaaGATTaaaggctgctcttccagaggacctgggtacaaTTTCCAGtatccacatagcagctcacaactgtgtaactccagctccaggggatccaacacgtCCTCACCTTCTCACCACTCAATGcacctaaaataaatatatatataaagccaggcatggtggtggtacagcataatcccagcactgtgtgtgtgaaAAAGGAGCCAGTCAGAGCtgcgagatcctgtctcaaaaaaaaaaaaaaaaaaaaacccaaaaacccaaaaaaaaaaaaacccaaaaacccaaaaaaaaaaaacccaaacaataaaaaaaaaaaaaaaaaaaaaattaaaaagcaaaactaaacgtGAGTGCGATGTTAAGTATCGGTGTTAAGCTGAAGCTGGAAACAGCACATTCCAACGGTCACGGCGTCGGATCTCCACGGACCGCATTCAGCGAGCGTCCCTGGAAGAGTGGGCAAGAGTTCCAGCATCTCCGGACACCTAGGCTTAGGAGGAGGCCGCGCTGAGGGCCTCGGATGACCCTAGCACCCCGTATCATGGAAGCCAAGATTCGGCTACTTCCTCCGGGCGACCTTGGATATAGGGGCTTCCTCCGGCTCATTATCCCCTTTTGGAGGCCGGGGTTGTTAGTGTGCTATGAGGTGTACGGAGGGGATGACAGACTGCCGTGTACCCCCCCGGAAGCAAGGGACACTCAAGATGCCCGCCCGGTAACCGGAACCGTACGCAGTCCTGACTCGCGCGCGTTCTAAAATGAGGACAAAGCCCGCCCGGATCTAGAGCGCGCGCGCGGCGGCAGCCAATAAAATGCCAGGACAATGGTGAGTGGCGGTTGGCTCCAACCAATGAAGATATCTCTTGTTACGAGGTGGTTCCCGGCTCCGGCATTATAAAGAGCTCCACGAGTTGGCATTGTCAGGCGGTGGCACCGCGCGGGACGGAGTAGAGGTGTCTTCTGCGGTCAGCGTGCGGCGGCGGCCGAGCGGTGGGACACCGTCGGTGGACGCGGACGAGTCCCCGGGGGTGCGAGCGTGAGCGCGGCCAAGCCCGCGGAGCCTTCCGCGGCGAGTAGGGCCTCGCGGCGTCATCGGCGGCGAGGTGAGCGGCCGGGCCGCGGGCGGTGGGCGGGAGCTCGGGAGTGCCGCGGGGGCCTGACGTGCCGTCGCCGCTCGTTGCAGGAGCCGCTGCGGCCTGGCCGACCATGTCGGACGCGGCTGAGGAGCAGCCCATGGAAACGACGGGCGCCACCGAGAACGGACACGAGGCCGCCCCCGAAGGCGAGGCCCCGGTCGAGTCCGGCGCCGGAGCAGCGGCCCCCGCAACCCCGGCCGCGTCTGGGGGCGGGACCACGGCCACCCCGAGCGGGAACCAGAACGGCGCCGAGGGCGATCAGATTAACGCCAGCAAGAACGAGGAGGACGCGGGGTAGGTGCGGCCGCGGGCCATCGGGCCGCCGCCTTTGTTCCGGGGCAGCCTTTTGTTGGCGCCACGCGGCGGGGGGAGGGGCGGGTGCCCGCCGAGCGGTGCCGGGCGCGCTCGCCCGGCGGGCCCAGGCGCGGTTACGCGCATTGGAGTTTGCAGGAGTTTGCGGGGTCGACTTTGCGGGCGCCCTGGGCTGCCCGCGCGGGGCTTAGGCTGCAGCGGGCCTCGGGGCGGGAGGCCCCGGAAGAGGAAAAGCGGCCGACCTCGACTCGGGCGGCGAGCGCTGCGTCTGGGCTGCGTGGGCGGAGTTGGCGCGCGGCAGGCCCGGCCTAGCTTGCCTCGGGTCGAGAGGCGGAGTCACGGCCTGAACCCTGGGGCGCTCTCGGCCCCAGGAAACCCAGAGTTCCTCGGGACCGGTTCTTTGGAGGCGGGGAAGAACGGAAAGGAGCTTGTTTAGACTCAGGCGTGCGGGACCCGCTCATTTAAGCTTGTGATAGGTCATGGGGCATGTTTGCgaccaggttgaccttaaatttcCCTACACAGTGTCTCTACATCAGCTGTGAATTCTGTTGAGTCGCGATTGCCGAGTAACGCACCTGGGGTTAACTTGAAAGGTGGCGCGATCGCAGACTGGCCCATGGGACGGTGGCTTCACAATCCAGGAAAGCGTATCCGGGTCAGACTTTTCTAAAATGTGCAAAAATCACAACCCCTTTCCAAAATTTGTGGTCGTTTCCCTTTCAGAAAAATGTTCGTTGGTGGACTGAGCTGGGATACCAGCAAGAAAGATTTAAAGGATTACTTTACTAAGTTTGGAGAGGTCGTTGACTGTACAATTAAAATGGATCCGAACACTGGGCGATCAAGAGGGTTTGGGTTTATCCTATTTAAAGATTCTTCGAGTGTGGAGAAGGTAAGCTGGCTGTTTCGCAGCAGTCTGTTAGAATTGAGTTTTAAGGAACTTGTGTGCACTGCAGTGTTTGATAGGGACAAAGAGCTTAAGATCCTGCTTTGAGGGATAGTGCAGATGAAGTAGGTTATATATTGTGAGGGAGTGATTGTGGAGGAATACAGTTcatctgttgttttttgttgtttttttttttgtttgttttttgtttttttcccccgagacagggtttctcttgtagctttgcagcctgtcctggaactctttgtagaccaggttgactcaAAGATCTGGctgtctgtctcccgagtgctgagattgaaggtgtgcgccaccaccacctggcccaattCATACTATTTTAAAAGCTTAGCCTCCTGCAGGAGGGCAGTTAGCTGGGCAGGAACTAGAGTCCTGCCTTCAGCTCTCCCTTATCACTTATTTTATATGCCTATTCACAGGCTTGATGTTAATTTTACTATGGGGATTATAAATCCAAGATTACAGTGAAGATTGGTGTTTTTATACAGTTTTAATAGGGATGGAACCCCagatccccccttttttttttttttcgagacagggtttctctgcatcttttttagagcctgtcctggaactagctcttgtagaccaggctggcctagaactcacagagatccgcctgcctctgcctcccgagtgctgggattaaaggcgtgcgccaccaccgcccggcggaacCCCAGATCCTGAATCTCAGACGTGAGAGTGTATGATTCATGCAGGGTGGAGAGGCTTTCATCACTAGATTATCCTGTGTTATGAAAGGAGATGGGTCTTAAGTTGGACTGCTGGCTAGGAAGAGTGTAGAGCATGACAAAGGCTGCTGGCGTTGGCTTGTAGTGTTTAGGGTGGTTATTGGTATGGGAGGTTTGGAGAAAATTGGGTTAGGAAGTCAGTTTGGCTTAGCTCCAGAGAAATTAAGCCCATTTTGTGTACTTCCGTCAGTTAGAACCTGACATGATTCTGTTTTACACAGGTCTTAGACCAGAAGGAACACAGGCTGGATGGTCGTGTCATTGACCCTAAAAAGGCTATGGCTATGAAGAAGGATCCTGTTAAGAAAATCTTTGTGGGAGGTCTGAACCCTGAAGCCACAGAGGAAAAGATCAGAGAATACTTTGGCCAGTTTGGGGAGGTGAGTATGGTCTTTGGCCCAGCCTGACTAGAGTATTAGTAGGGTTTTCTCCCCTTTTAGTCTTTTCTTACTTAGGTTTATATTTCTGGGCACCAGAGGTTTAAACCTGAGCTTTGCTTATGTTTTTACAGATTGAAGCCATTGAGCTTCCAATAGATCCCAAGTTGAACAAAAGacggggttttgtttttattacatttaaagaGGAAGACCCTGTGAAGAAAGTTCTGGAGAAAAAGTTTCATACTGTCAGTGGAAGCAAGGTAAGGTGTCAGAACTCTGCCTCACTTGCTTTTGGCTCTTGGAGGTGTAGATTAGGTTGGGCCACCAATAAGCCCCTTCTAGATTAATAAGTCTTTACTGTTTCTCTATGCTTCACATTGCTGATTAAAACAGATGGTATAGGCCTTTAGATAAAAGCTGGGCTGGAAACACCTGgtttagtggctaagagcactgactcttaaGGAAGAACTGGTCCATCCATAgcacccatggtggctcacagaccACCTGTAGCTACAATTCAAGGTCTCTGATGGTCTCTGGCATCCGTAGACACCAAATTTTATATGCAAAAGGTGTGCTGATAAAAACTGAAATGTGTTTAAGGGAGGCAAAGAGGAAGCCAGGTTTCTATGACTAGTTAGAGCTGCTGActagtttctttgttgttttggtttgtggtttttattttgagatgggtttctctgtgttacagccctggctgtcctggaactcactttgtagaccaggctggccttgaacaggtTTAAAAGGCTTGTGCCGctgtcaccactgccaggcctgacTGGATTCTTTGGTGCCCGATAGTGTGCATACAGTCCAGGGGTTATGAAACTTGCAGTGATGTTTTCCTGCTCCAGAGCTTGTCCCATTTGGGTGTGCTTTAGTCAACCCAAAAACTAAAGCTCCTTGGGATTCTGGAAACTGATTGCAAATGTGGAGTCATGTTTAGTGGAGTAATAGATTGTCAAGTTGGTTAGAATAGGTGTGGTGCTGGGTGTAAGTTACTGGAATGGTAGCAGATAAGGTAGGGTGAGACTCCAGGAAGGTTCTTTCCCTTGTTGGGAGATTTAAAAGCTTGGGTTGGAGATTCTTAGATTTTTCAGtagacacatttttctttttctggtgtgcCCTAATATGAGGTAGTAGGAAGATCCTTGAGCCCTCTGGTAGTGAAAACTGCTGCCttagaaataaatattcaaattactcagtgtcgtcccccccccccccccttagataggtttttctttttttcttttggtgtagtcttggttgtcctggaatccACTCTAGACTAGGTTggctttgcctctgcttcctgggtgatggtattaaaggtgtgtgccacctgccCAGTTTATACTCAGTGTCTTTAATTCAGTAAGATAAAATATAAGGCATATCATGGTAGGAGATAATATGCATCCTCCGACCccccttttgagacagtttttcactGCTGCCTTGTCAGGACTGGAGCTCCCTCTATAACATGCTAGTCTCAAACTTCAGCCTCCAagtgagctgggattaaaggcatgcatcatgcCTAGCTCATTTACTTTTAGGACTGTCTTTAGAAATAAACATCCCCTTCAAAGTTTTCAGGCATAAAAAGTGAATCTGACTGGGTCCTGTTCATATTTGGATGTGAAGCTCATCAATGGGCCAATGCTTAGAGAGGAGGGTGGCAGGCACAAAGCCTTACACTTGCTTTATCTGTAAGGTGGAGGTCAGCTTTCCATCCTGTTGTATTTGAGTAGGTTGAGTTTCTTctgtaaaaagaataaaaaagcttAGTACCCATGATCTTTGGGAATTCTGACCTTGCCTAGAATGATTAGCTTCTACAGTTGACCATCCCCAAATTCTTGGTTTTAGCTCTGGTTCTAGAAGCTTTCGGGACAGGTGTGACCTCCTGCCCACATCTGAGTATTGGCTATATAGTAGATAGGTCTTTGCAGCAGCCTAGCCCTGAACTGTCCCACAGGACTTGACCTAGTGTCCTCTTGGCTTTTAGTGTGAAATCAAGGTTGCCCAGCCCAAAGAGGTCTATCAGCAACAGCAGTATGGCTCTGGGGGCCGAGGAAACCGCAATCGAGGAAACCGAGgcagtggtggaggtggaggtaagTGGAAGCTGGATGAAGACTTTCCCTGCCTGCAAGGAGCTTTCTGTGCCTGTCTTGGGGATTGCCTCTTGGTGTTTGTGCAGTAGGGTGGGCGGCTGGGTGTGAAGTGGGTACAGCTCAGGGATAGGAATGAGTGGTTTTCCTGGGTGGAGACTGTGTGCTTGTGCTGCCATGGCTTATGGCTCCACGGAATGAAAGAGCCCTATCTTTCTCATTGTGCAGCTTGGGGCTCTAGGCCAAGGGGGCGTTTGCATTGCACTGGGAGAATGATGGGGGCACAGTGGATTGTGCTTAGCTTTGTGACTGTCCTGGGTCTTGGTACACAACATACCTGAGGGCAGAGAGGCAAAGCTGTGCCAGGCGCTTAGCTCCTTCCATCCCAGGCCCCTCTAACTCCAAAGCCTGAACTGCATCTTTTTCAAGGCAAAGCTACCAGGGGAGGGTGGAGGTGACCAGAGAGTGATTTGAGTGAGTGTGAGTAAGCTTCTATACTCCAAGTGAAGTTACCTCCTGGATTGCAAGGCTGGGCCTAGGGCCCTCTACCAGAACAGTAGCCTCTTGGCTTCTTCCTGAGCTGCCATAGTAACCCCGCCACCCAAAGGGCAGGATTTCCTCCATCCTAGCTCCTGCGTGTGCTAAATGGTCCATGGGCCCCTGTGCCCTGCTCCCCCCACAGGTCAGAGTCAGAGTTGGAATCAGGGCTACGGGAACTACTGGAACCAGGGCTACGGCTACCAGCAGGGCTACGGGCCCGGCTATGGCGGCTACGACTACTCGCCCTATGGCTATTACGGCTACGGCCCCGGCTACGACTACAGTAAGTAGGAGAGGGAGGCCCCATCTACTTCCTCCTAGGGGAGGCAGGTCAGATAGTGCAGGGGCCACTGGCAGCAGGGGCTTTGGAGTCAGACAGGCCTGGTTCAGGCCTGGAGCTACCACATGGAGCTCCATTCTAATTCAGCTTTCTCAGTAAGGTGTGAGAAGCTGGTGTTGCTGCGCAGAGAGGATGTGACAAGCGCCTGGCACTGGGTAAAAATGTGCAGTTAAGTAGTAGCCGCAACATTGTTTTTACTCCTAGGTCAGGGTAGTACAAATTACGGGAAGAGCCAGCGACGTGGTGGCCATCAGAATAACTACAAGCCATACTGAGAAGCAGCAGGAGCGGCCGACAGACGACCGCACACGCTTTGTTTGGACGCGGAGTGAACACAATTATGTACCAAATTTAACTTGGCAAACTTTTATGGCCTGTCCCATGTGcatcttatttaaaatttccccCAGAAATCACTCTCCTGTTTGCTATTCCAGAGCTCTAGTTGTAGGCAGCGTGTGGCGTCTCAGAGGCCAGAGCGGCATTAGGGGGCTGATTTTATTACCAGGTTACCCTGTACTAGATTGGAGGGTCTCTTTCCTGCTGTCGCTCTGCAGCCTGGACCTGTGGACCCTGGTTGTAAAGAGTAAACTGTATCTTAGGAAACCAGTGTCACCTTTTTcaccttttaattttatattatttgtgtcaTACATTTCCAGTAATGGAAGTGTTAATTTTACTGTACTTTTTGGTACCTTTTGGGAATCTAATGTATTGTAAGGTATTTTACACGTGTCCTGATTTTGCCACGACCTGGATATTGAAGCTATCCaagcttttgaaataaaaattaaaaaacccccACGCCTGGGTGAGTGTGGGATGCTCTGTGAGACCTTGCCCAGTTCAGTGTTGAAGGTGCCAGGTAATCTACTCTGGGACTGAGGTCTCCTGTAGCAGGGGTCCTTCAGCTGTTCTCACCTGACCTTTTCAGCTACCATTTTGTTCTCAGCCTTCATATCTAGAGGAATCTTACCACATATATGTTCCAGATCCTTAGTTTCTATTCAGTCATTCAGCAGATAAGTGAAGGGGAATCTCTGGGGACAAACATGAGTCCCGCTTACCTGAAAGGTGCTTGACTGAGTTGGGCTGGATCTTCAGTGTTTTACAACTTCTTACTTTTTCTTccatgtctagaaaaaaaaaggaccacaGATGACTACAGATATGCCCTACAGGAGTCCccattctctgcttctttcaGTTCCTAGGATGCTTGAGATGATAGTTCAGAGGTTGGACCCACTTAGTCTAGCCAGGCTTATGCCCCACCATTTAATCCCTAACACAAATGGTACCAGGTGTGAGCCCAAAGCAGTTCTGTTTCTAATTAAGTCTCTGTTTTATATACATAGAACTCTTAAAGCTGTACCAATTTGAAACATCCATTAGGGATTAGACTAAACCGGTTAGCACTTAACTGACAGGGATAGAGGTTccttgttggttgttttttgtctGTTGAGATCTGAGCTCTGATAACAACCGCTTTGGTTTGGTAGCTTTGCTACAAAAATTGAGGGAAACCTTGAGCTGCTCTTAACCTTTCATTTAGAGGTTATGGGGAGAATTTCATTGCAGCCAGGCATTCATTTTAGTCTCTTCAGCAGTTTAGGGTATCCCTAGCTTGAAGATGAAATATTTAGGGTATGCATGAGCATGGATTTTTCCTGGAACTCTAGActgggctaggattaaaggtaggCACCACTGCTGCCTAACCCAATGTGAGGActcctaaaatttttttttaaatagaagcaGCCCAGGATTATTTTGAGTGTAATCTCCCCATTCTACCCAtcaagtgctgagatcataggTGGCTGCCACCATGTCCATCCCACTGGTTCAAAGATGGATATCCTCATGTCCAGCCCT containing:
- the Hnrnpab gene encoding heterogeneous nuclear ribonucleoprotein A/B isoform X4; its protein translation is MSDAAEEQPMETTGATENGHEAAPEGEAPVESGAGAAAPATPAASGGGTTATPSGNQNGAEGDQINASKNEEDAGKMFVGGLSWDTSKKDLKDYFTKFGEVVDCTIKMDPNTGRSRGFGFILFKDSSSVEKVLDQKEHRLDGRVIDPKKAMAMKKDPVKKIFVGGLNPEATEEKIREYFGQFGEIEAIELPIDPKLNKRRGFVFITFKEEDPVKKVLEKKFHTVSGSKCEIKVAQPKEVYQQQQYGSGGRGNRNRGNRGSGGGQGSTNYGKSQRRGGHQNNYKPY
- the Hnrnpab gene encoding heterogeneous nuclear ribonucleoprotein A/B isoform X1 is translated as MSDAAEEQPMETTGATENGHEAAPEGEAPVESGAGAAAPATPAASGGGTTATPSGNQNGAEGDQINASKNEEDAGKMFVGGLSWDTSKKDLKDYFTKFGEVVDCTIKMDPNTGRSRGFGFILFKDSSSVEKVLDQKEHRLDGRVIDPKKAMAMKKDPVKKIFVGGLNPEATEEKIREYFGQFGEIEAIELPIDPKLNKRRGFVFITFKEEDPVKKVLEKKFHTVSGSKCEIKVAQPKEVYQQQQYGSGGRGNRNRGNRGSGGGGGQSQSWNQGYGNYWNQGYGYQQGYGPGYGGYDYSPYGYYGYGPGYDYSQGSTNYGKSQRRGGHQNNYKPY
- the Hnrnpab gene encoding heterogeneous nuclear ribonucleoprotein A/B isoform X2 yields the protein MSDAAEEQPMETTGATENGHEAAPEGEAPVESGAGAAAPATPAASGGGTTATPSGNQNGAEGDQINASKNEEDAGKMFVGGLSWDTSKKDLKDYFTKFGEVVDCTIKMDPNTGRSRGFGFILFKDSSSVEKVLDQKEHRLDGRVIDPKKAMAMKKDPVKKIFVGGLNPEATEEKIREYFGQFGEIEAIELPIDPKLNKRRGFVFITFKEEDPVKKVLEKKFHTVSGSKCEIKVAQPKEVYQQQQYGSGGRGNRNRGNRGSGGGQSQSWNQGYGNYWNQGYGYQQGYGPGYGGYDYSPYGYYGYGPGYDYSQGSTNYGKSQRRGGHQNNYKPY
- the Hnrnpab gene encoding heterogeneous nuclear ribonucleoprotein A/B isoform X3, whose translation is MSDAAEEQPMETTGATENGHEAAPEGEAPVESGAGAAAPATPAASGGGTTATPSGNQNGAEGDQINASKNEEDAGKMFVGGLSWDTSKKDLKDYFTKFGEVVDCTIKMDPNTGRSRGFGFILFKDSSSVEKVLDQKEHRLDGRVIDPKKAMAMKKDPVKKIFVGGLNPEATEEKIREYFGQFGEIEAIELPIDPKLNKRRGFVFITFKEEDPVKKVLEKKFHTVSGSKCEIKVAQPKEVYQQQQYGSGGRGNRNRGNRGSGGGGGQGSTNYGKSQRRGGHQNNYKPY